A single Vulcanisaeta distributa DSM 14429 DNA region contains:
- the rtcA gene encoding RNA 3'-terminal phosphate cyclase, which translates to MSLVEIDGSVLEGGGQILRTALALSAITGRPVRIYNIRAKRSNPGLQQQHLTGVIAAAKISNAQVTGAVKGSTELVFKPGRIGCGEFRFDIGTAGAVTLVIQTILPILVFAPCRSTVMITGGTDVPWSPPIDYVRFVMLPMLGLFGVKAEVKLVRRGHYPRGGGEVVMTVEPSKLRPVEVVEFGDLREVRGISHAVRLPAHVAHRQANSAREYLVKAGVKVPIDIAVETYEQGKDPHLGPGSGIVLWAVSSKGLVKGADALGERGKPAEVVGEEAASKLLESLRSGMALDEHMGDMVIPYMALAGNSVVGISRITLHALTNIYIVEKILGVKFEVSGKEGKPGLIRVFHA; encoded by the coding sequence ATGAGTCTTGTGGAGATTGATGGTTCAGTGCTTGAGGGTGGTGGGCAGATACTTAGGACTGCCCTGGCACTATCAGCAATTACGGGTAGGCCGGTTAGGATATACAATATCAGAGCTAAGAGGAGTAATCCAGGGCTTCAACAGCAGCACCTGACCGGCGTTATTGCAGCCGCTAAGATATCTAATGCCCAGGTTACGGGCGCGGTAAAGGGCTCCACTGAGCTTGTGTTTAAACCAGGGAGGATTGGCTGTGGTGAGTTTAGGTTCGACATTGGCACTGCCGGTGCGGTTACGCTCGTTATACAGACGATACTCCCAATACTCGTGTTCGCCCCGTGTAGGAGTACCGTGATGATAACGGGCGGGACTGACGTACCCTGGTCACCGCCGATTGACTACGTGAGGTTCGTGATGCTCCCAATGCTTGGTCTATTCGGTGTTAAGGCTGAGGTCAAGCTCGTAAGGCGTGGTCACTACCCAAGGGGTGGTGGTGAGGTTGTGATGACTGTGGAGCCGAGTAAGCTGAGGCCCGTTGAGGTTGTTGAGTTTGGTGATTTGAGGGAGGTTAGGGGGATTTCGCATGCGGTTAGGCTGCCGGCTCACGTGGCTCATAGGCAGGCTAACTCGGCTAGGGAGTACCTGGTCAAGGCCGGTGTTAAGGTCCCAATTGACATTGCCGTGGAGACCTACGAACAGGGTAAGGACCCGCACCTGGGGCCGGGCAGTGGTATCGTCCTCTGGGCCGTGTCGAGCAAGGGCTTAGTGAAGGGTGCGGATGCGCTTGGTGAGAGGGGTAAGCCTGCGGAGGTGGTTGGTGAGGAGGCAGCCAGTAAGTTGCTCGAGAGCTTAAGGAGTGGTATGGCGCTTGATGAGCACATGGGTGACATGGTGATACCCTACATGGCCCTGGCCGGCAACAGTGTCGTTGGCATTTCTAGGATAACTCTTCATGCCTTAACTAACATATACATTGTTGAGAAAATACTCGGTGTTAAGTTTGAGGTCAGTGGTAAGGAGGGCAAGCCTGGCCTCATTAGGGTTTTCCACGCTTAA